One window of Anaerolineales bacterium genomic DNA carries:
- a CDS encoding isoprenylcysteine carboxylmethyltransferase family protein, which yields MDLEAVTNLIIVMGAIALGLAVVMSWLGSIHHLDAPRLISSGWFAFPAWAQVVFGFAAIAFFIWFGFLLWIPLPLRLPEPVISLARPLGRIIFLVGLCLTLWARRALGAMYGVSTGSSAPLQERHRLVQRGPYGFIRHPMYLGYWLVMFGILLTYLTWTPLVLLIMTVPSFSRRARREESSLEERFGAEWQVYAARVPRFLPHLKLKAKEKNIDNTNGYQH from the coding sequence ATGGACCTCGAAGCCGTTACGAACTTGATTATTGTCATGGGCGCAATTGCCCTGGGTCTTGCCGTCGTTATGAGTTGGCTGGGCAGTATCCATCACCTGGATGCGCCACGTTTGATTTCGAGCGGGTGGTTTGCCTTTCCTGCCTGGGCGCAGGTCGTCTTCGGATTTGCGGCGATTGCCTTTTTTATCTGGTTTGGATTTCTGCTGTGGATTCCTCTTCCATTGCGATTGCCCGAACCTGTAATATCGCTCGCGCGTCCCCTTGGGCGGATCATCTTTCTCGTCGGGCTGTGTCTCACCCTGTGGGCTCGCCGGGCATTGGGCGCGATGTATGGTGTGAGCACAGGTTCGTCCGCACCGTTGCAGGAGAGGCATCGCCTCGTCCAGCGCGGACCATATGGTTTCATCCGCCATCCCATGTATCTCGGCTACTGGCTGGTGATGTTCGGAATCCTGTTGACATATCTCACATGGACGCCGTTGGTGTTGTTGATAATGACCGTGCCTTCGTTCTCTCGTCGAGCACGGCGCGAAGAGAGTTCGCTGGAAGAGAGATTCGGCGCGGAGTGGCAAGTCTACGCGGCACGGGTACCAAGGTTCCTGCCACATTTGAAATTAAAAGCGAAGGAGAAAAACATTGATAACACGAATGGGTACCAACATTGA
- a CDS encoding SCO family protein produces the protein MIKKNPYFVLFILTAAIALGVLIEVVFRKPYSFHGTVIDPPLPVTDFSLQTANEEVFRLSEQKGKVVLLFFGYTSCPDVCPVTLATFKQVNDNLGEDAQKVRFVMITADPDRDTPDKVAEYAARFNPEFIGLSGDMTALASIWKELGVFVEKQESGSAAGYLVSHTASVYVLNQSGSLFMTFPYGTTATEIADDIRQILKESN, from the coding sequence ATGATTAAGAAGAATCCGTATTTTGTGCTGTTTATCTTGACAGCAGCGATAGCTTTGGGAGTTCTGATTGAAGTCGTATTTAGAAAACCTTATTCCTTTCACGGCACGGTGATCGACCCTCCATTGCCTGTGACAGACTTTTCCCTCCAGACTGCCAACGAAGAAGTGTTTCGTCTGAGTGAACAAAAAGGCAAAGTTGTATTGCTATTTTTTGGATACACCAGTTGTCCCGATGTTTGTCCCGTCACCCTGGCAACCTTCAAACAGGTCAATGATAACTTGGGGGAGGATGCGCAAAAGGTTCGTTTCGTGATGATTACCGCAGACCCGGACCGTGATACGCCTGATAAAGTTGCCGAATATGCTGCGCGATTCAATCCTGAATTCATAGGACTGAGTGGCGATATGACAGCGCTTGCTTCAATCTGGAAGGAGTTGGGAGTTTTTGTTGAGAAGCAGGAATCAGGTAGCGCAGCTGGTTATCTGGTAAGCCACACGGCAAGTGTGTATGTTCTGAATCAGAGTGGCAGTCTGTTCATGACCTTCCCGTATGGTACGACTGCCACAGAGATTGCAGATGATATTCGCCAGATCTTGAAAGAGTCAAATTAG
- a CDS encoding DUF3105 domain-containing protein, translating into MQPKNKKSISTKKAVRQAERRRQKLRNGIISGTLVLAAIIVIFLMFNAREQVKQQIDGVTEYTALSRDHVGETVSYDQTPPVGGSHNPVWQNCGVYTETIANENGVHSLEHGAVWITYRPDLPDLEVQTLQTLTRQSGFRLLSPYPDLPSPIVISAWGYQLQVEQADDPRLKDFIEQYELSPQGPEPGAPCTGGVGQPG; encoded by the coding sequence ATGCAACCTAAAAACAAGAAATCCATTTCCACAAAAAAGGCAGTGCGCCAAGCGGAACGCCGCCGCCAAAAGTTGCGTAATGGCATCATCTCCGGCACTCTGGTTTTAGCTGCCATTATCGTAATTTTTCTCATGTTCAACGCCAGGGAGCAGGTGAAACAACAGATCGATGGGGTTACGGAATATACCGCTCTTAGCCGGGACCATGTCGGTGAAACCGTAAGTTACGACCAGACTCCACCTGTCGGGGGATCTCACAATCCTGTCTGGCAGAATTGCGGTGTGTATACCGAGACCATCGCGAATGAAAATGGAGTTCACTCCCTTGAACATGGCGCGGTCTGGATCACCTACCGACCTGACCTGCCTGACTTGGAAGTTCAGACATTACAGACACTTACCCGTCAAAGCGGTTTTCGCTTGCTAAGTCCATACCCAGATCTGCCCAGCCCGATTGTGATTTCTGCCTGGGGATATCAACTTCAGGTGGAGCAGGCTGATGATCCCAGGTTAAAGGACTTTATTGAACAATACGAACTGAGCCCACAAGGACCTGAGCCGGGAGCGCCTTGCACGGGTGGAGTGGGGCAGCCAGGCTAG
- a CDS encoding DUF305 domain-containing protein translates to MLLSFAVLLVIVAVLAFWLGTRQSSAPGENSPEVGFARDMMMHHAQAVDMATLLRDRTEDPEMRQLALDIMLTQQAQIGQMQGWLAVWQYPIASTDPAMMWMDMPVNGGMPGMATQAQLNELRDLQGVEADGLFLQLMIAHHRGGVLMGEAALESAKSPEVLALAQSIVNAQTSEIAAMQDLLVRKGFPPVTDEPTETNHEGMSP, encoded by the coding sequence ATGCTCTTATCATTCGCTGTATTGCTGGTGATTGTGGCAGTGCTTGCCTTCTGGCTGGGCACACGGCAGTCCTCTGCGCCCGGCGAAAACTCTCCTGAGGTAGGCTTTGCCAGGGACATGATGATGCACCACGCGCAAGCTGTGGATATGGCTACACTGCTTCGTGACCGGACAGAAGACCCGGAAATGCGCCAGCTTGCCCTGGACATTATGCTGACACAACAAGCGCAGATTGGTCAGATGCAGGGATGGCTGGCAGTATGGCAATATCCAATCGCCAGCACCGACCCGGCTATGATGTGGATGGACATGCCTGTCAATGGTGGAATGCCTGGGATGGCCACCCAGGCGCAGTTGAATGAATTACGCGATTTGCAGGGTGTGGAAGCCGATGGATTATTCCTGCAATTGATGATTGCCCACCACCGTGGTGGAGTGCTCATGGGGGAGGCGGCGCTGGAGAGCGCCAAAAGCCCCGAAGTGTTGGCATTAGCACAATCCATCGTCAATGCACAAACAAGCGAAATTGCTGCCATGCAGGACCTTCTGGTTCGTAAAGGGTTTCCGCCTGTAACGGACGAACCGACAGAAACGAATCATGAGGGTATGTCGCCTTGA
- a CDS encoding copper chaperone PCu(A)C produces MKNKLLISAILLATLLVSGCAKSGEFKVMDAWARPAASGDNGAVYFIISNATDADDTLLSVSTDVASAAEVHMSMMDDNGVMSMQMQEALPIPAQQEIIFKPGGLHVMLVGLTQDLKVGDTITLVLNFKEVGSLTIEASVREE; encoded by the coding sequence ATGAAAAACAAACTTTTGATTTCCGCAATCCTGCTGGCAACATTGTTGGTCAGTGGATGTGCAAAGTCGGGCGAATTCAAGGTAATGGATGCCTGGGCTCGCCCTGCCGCTTCGGGCGATAACGGCGCGGTATATTTCATTATCAGTAATGCGACCGACGCGGATGATACATTGCTCAGTGTCAGCACGGACGTTGCATCTGCTGCCGAGGTTCACATGAGTATGATGGATGACAATGGCGTGATGTCCATGCAAATGCAGGAGGCTTTGCCTATCCCTGCGCAACAGGAGATCATTTTCAAACCTGGCGGCTTGCACGTCATGCTCGTTGGCTTGACGCAGGATTTGAAGGTTGGCGACACCATCACACTCGTATTGAATTTCAAAGAAGTAGGTAGTCTGACGATAGAAGCCTCGGTTAGAGAAGAGTAA
- a CDS encoding response regulator transcription factor has product MEADILLIEDEAEFADYLKRGLTYAGYRVRLAHSAEEGLEKFDQDRHRLLILDVMLPGMNGMDACRRIREKGFTGPILMLTARNAIPDRVLGLDSGADDYLVKPFAFEELLARIRTLQRRTGASTSSINFADMELDMGLHAAHRAGKPIPLTRTEFDLLNYFLRHPRQVLTREELILNVWGQDAGIQPNILDVYIARLRRKIGEPPLIHTIYGIGYVLKEETV; this is encoded by the coding sequence ATGGAAGCAGATATTTTGCTCATTGAAGACGAAGCGGAGTTCGCCGACTATCTCAAACGCGGGCTGACATATGCTGGATATAGAGTACGCCTTGCCCACAGTGCGGAAGAGGGGTTGGAAAAATTCGACCAGGACCGACACCGCCTCCTCATTCTTGACGTGATGCTGCCCGGCATGAACGGCATGGATGCCTGTCGTCGAATCCGGGAAAAAGGTTTCACGGGTCCGATATTGATGTTAACCGCTCGCAACGCGATTCCCGACCGGGTGCTGGGTCTGGATTCTGGCGCGGATGATTACCTCGTCAAGCCGTTTGCATTCGAAGAATTGCTGGCCCGCATACGCACACTTCAGCGACGCACTGGGGCGTCAACATCTTCCATCAATTTTGCCGATATGGAACTTGATATGGGCCTCCATGCAGCCCACCGTGCAGGAAAACCCATTCCCCTAACTCGTACAGAATTTGATCTGCTAAACTACTTTCTAAGACATCCTCGTCAAGTGCTGACACGCGAAGAACTCATTTTGAATGTGTGGGGACAAGATGCCGGGATTCAACCCAATATTTTGGATGTATACATCGCTCGTCTGCGCCGAAAAATCGGTGAACCACCGCTCATTCACACGATATACGGTATCGGCTATGTACTGAAGGAGGAGACAGTATGA
- a CDS encoding HAMP domain-containing protein → MIPLRWKLALWHLSLTALGLVGLLLISYQTLSQSLRAEVNNTLAERARHVADAVAIVPNRPIEGVSQEATDEFRSPGVYVQIFNAEGTLVARSFNLGIQQIHAPASDLNRVLKGESFYDSAEISGSPVQLYFQPIQRDGEIAGAILVGESLVGLQSTLSRLRLIYTIGAVSVLLFGLVGGWTLARLGLRPVARVTRTAQDIVKAEDLSHRVPYTGPADEVGALATTFNEMLNRLQALFEGQRQFLAEAAHELRTPLASMLGNVDLLVSFGDDVRRRRETIAALQRTGRHVTRLLDDLLLLAQAETGLHLASFEAIALDDLLIDVYESVMLTAGNVNLKLERCDPVSVRGDPNRLRQVFMNLIDNAVKYSLPGGDVTISLFIRDCCVHVTVRDHGPGIPEELIPLIFEPFFRAPTIGKRIPGAGLGLAIVRWIVREHGGEVNIRSESNKGTTVALTLPALAD, encoded by the coding sequence ATGATCCCATTGAGGTGGAAACTGGCCCTCTGGCATTTGAGCCTGACCGCTCTTGGTCTGGTAGGGTTGCTTCTGATTTCCTACCAGACCTTGTCACAATCCCTGCGCGCGGAGGTGAACAATACACTGGCAGAACGAGCCAGGCATGTCGCAGATGCGGTTGCCATCGTCCCCAACCGGCCAATTGAGGGAGTGTCACAGGAAGCCACCGACGAGTTTCGTTCGCCTGGGGTTTACGTGCAGATATTCAATGCGGAGGGCACGCTTGTGGCTCGCTCATTTAACCTTGGAATTCAGCAAATCCATGCACCCGCCTCGGATCTCAATCGCGTGTTGAAGGGTGAGAGTTTCTATGACTCGGCGGAAATTTCAGGTTCTCCTGTGCAGTTATATTTCCAACCGATTCAACGCGACGGGGAAATAGCAGGGGCGATTCTGGTGGGTGAGTCATTGGTTGGACTTCAATCCACATTGAGCCGTCTGCGTCTTATCTATACCATCGGCGCGGTTTCCGTGTTGCTCTTTGGACTGGTAGGCGGGTGGACTCTTGCCCGGCTGGGCTTACGTCCTGTAGCGCGAGTTACGCGGACTGCCCAGGATATTGTGAAGGCTGAAGATCTGTCTCACCGCGTTCCGTACACGGGTCCGGCTGATGAGGTTGGCGCACTGGCAACAACGTTTAACGAGATGTTGAATCGCTTGCAGGCATTGTTCGAAGGTCAGAGGCAATTTCTTGCTGAGGCTGCTCATGAATTGCGGACTCCGCTGGCATCCATGCTTGGCAATGTCGATTTGCTTGTTTCTTTTGGTGATGATGTAAGGCGGAGGCGCGAGACCATTGCCGCACTCCAACGCACCGGAAGACACGTAACACGCTTGTTGGATGACCTCCTGCTTCTCGCACAAGCCGAGACCGGCTTGCATCTGGCGTCGTTTGAAGCGATTGCGCTTGATGACCTTCTCATCGATGTATATGAGTCGGTAATGTTGACCGCTGGAAATGTTAATTTGAAGCTTGAACGTTGCGATCCAGTTTCTGTACGCGGCGATCCCAATCGCTTGCGACAGGTGTTCATGAATTTGATTGACAATGCGGTGAAATATTCGTTGCCTGGTGGAGATGTGACTATCAGTCTTTTCATCAGGGATTGCTGTGTACATGTCACGGTCCGCGATCATGGTCCTGGCATTCCAGAAGAGTTGATCCCACTAATTTTCGAACCTTTTTTTCGTGCACCTACAATCGGTAAGCGCATCCCAGGTGCGGGCCTCGGATTGGCAATCGTCCGCTGGATTGTGCGTGAGCATGGGGGCGAAGTGAATATTCGAAGTGAGTCGAACAAGGGTACGACTGTAGCTCTCACTTTGCCAGCCCTCGCTGATTAG
- a CDS encoding trypsin-like peptidase domain-containing protein encodes MTQPAKIGFKSRIWILLLLPILVLGCSIVTSINRQPAAGPIEKSVINMALPTPTQLDIPSDVTEEEMVLVNLYARSNPAVVGIFVYGQVYPITDGQNGGQIVPIGQGSGFVYDTTGNIITNAHVVNGAEQLEVVFFDGTTLNADIVGKDLNSDLAVIKVDQLPIGIGPLAMGNMAELAVGQTVVAIGNPFGLDGTLTRGIISALGRTIPALTPFSIPHAIQTDAAINPGNSGGPLLDLHGHVIGVNAQIETDGTSRSNSGVGFAIPVDVVERVVPILIEKGGYDWPWLGVRGRNLVPVLVDAMNLPVERGAYILEVTTRGPAEKAGVRGANESKTINGSVIPVGGDVVTAIDGQPINSFDDLLIYIAMQTSPGQKVNLTVLRDGETLEISVLLEKRPDTLRAESPANVP; translated from the coding sequence ATGACGCAACCTGCAAAAATCGGTTTCAAAAGCCGGATTTGGATTTTATTGCTGCTGCCAATCCTGGTTCTAGGCTGTTCCATCGTGACATCAATCAATCGTCAACCTGCTGCCGGACCCATCGAGAAGTCTGTTATTAACATGGCTCTGCCAACTCCTACTCAATTGGACATACCGAGCGATGTGACTGAAGAGGAGATGGTGCTTGTAAATTTATATGCTCGTTCAAATCCGGCGGTGGTTGGCATCTTCGTATATGGACAAGTTTATCCCATTACTGATGGACAGAATGGCGGGCAGATTGTACCCATTGGACAGGGCTCTGGTTTTGTTTATGACACAACCGGTAATATCATCACCAATGCCCATGTTGTCAATGGTGCGGAACAGCTGGAGGTTGTCTTTTTCGACGGGACCACTCTTAACGCAGACATTGTGGGGAAGGACCTGAACAGCGACCTGGCTGTAATTAAAGTGGATCAACTTCCCATTGGTATCGGTCCGCTTGCAATGGGTAATATGGCAGAACTGGCGGTGGGACAAACCGTCGTTGCGATTGGTAATCCTTTCGGATTGGACGGAACATTAACACGCGGAATTATCAGCGCACTTGGGCGCACGATCCCCGCCCTGACGCCTTTTTCCATTCCGCATGCCATTCAAACCGATGCAGCGATCAATCCGGGGAATTCTGGAGGACCCCTTCTTGACCTGCACGGACATGTCATTGGCGTGAATGCTCAGATCGAAACGGATGGGACGAGTCGTAGTAATAGCGGTGTAGGTTTTGCCATTCCGGTAGACGTGGTTGAACGGGTTGTCCCGATTTTAATTGAGAAGGGTGGTTATGACTGGCCCTGGCTTGGAGTGCGCGGTAGAAACCTTGTTCCTGTTTTGGTTGACGCCATGAATCTGCCGGTTGAGCGTGGCGCGTATATTCTGGAAGTGACAACCCGCGGCCCTGCAGAAAAAGCTGGAGTGCGTGGTGCAAACGAATCGAAAACAATTAACGGGTCCGTGATTCCTGTGGGAGGCGATGTGGTCACAGCAATTGATGGTCAACCAATCAACTCCTTTGACGATTTATTAATCTACATCGCAATGCAAACCAGTCCGGGTCAGAAGGTGAATCTGACTGTATTGCGGGATGGCGAAACCCTGGAAATAAGCGTTCTCCTGGAAAAGCGCCCGGATACGCTTCGGGCAGAGTCACCAGCAAACGTTCCCTGA
- a CDS encoding YHS domain-containing protein translates to METPVVDPVCGTKLNPGTVTYKYQYLGRTYYFCSLECTIAFDEEPEKYKVDIDMDFPFEESR, encoded by the coding sequence ATGGAAACCCCTGTAGTTGATCCGGTTTGTGGAACAAAGTTAAACCCGGGCACTGTCACATATAAGTACCAATATCTGGGGCGTACTTACTATTTTTGTTCTCTCGAATGCACAATAGCCTTCGATGAAGAGCCTGAAAAATATAAAGTTGATATTGACATGGATTTTCCGTTTGAAGAAAGCAGGTGA